The Acetonema longum DSM 6540 DNA segment TTTTAGGAGATTGCGCCGCTCCACGCTCATGGTTTCGGGCATGGTCAAAATGAGACGGTATCCTTTGGCCGCCGCTACAAAGGCCAGAGCAATACCGGTATTGCCGCTGGTAGGCTCAATGATTACACTTTTCGGGTTGATCAGGCCTTTCTTTTCGGCGTCGGCAATCATAGCATAACCAATACGATCCTTGACGCTGCCCAGGGGATTAAAGTACTCCAGCTTGACGAGCAGCTTGGCGCCAAGTCCCTGGGAACGGTTGTAATTTGCCACTTCCAGCAAGGGTGTGTTGCCGATTAATTCGGTTAAATTTTTTGCTACTTTACTCATAGGTAGTGCCTCCTCATCTATTTTTCCATATAGTATGGCCATGAAATTAGGATTTCGGTCATTTTTTTGCGGCTGACCCGCCCGCCGGCAGCAGTCTGAAAAATAAAAAGCTAAGAAAATATCCGAACGGACATTTACTTAGCCTTCAGTATCTCTGATCAGCTGCCGTGATTTATTTCTTTAAGATTAGCACAAGATAAGCTTCATGTCAAGATGACAAACGAATTCTTATATTCCTTCGCCATATATCCCTTCTAAGTTCGGAAAGCGCTGTTTCTCGGTGCGTTCCACCTGCACGATGCGGCCGTCTTTAATGACAAGGACTACCTGGCCGAATTTCATCCCCTTCAGGGCGGCGGCGACTTGCCCGCTAAGACTAACCTTAGCCTCACTGTGTTTTGGCGATCCTTTGTCCGGTTTTTCCGGGGCGGCGGTGAAGCGCACTTTTTGGATCACATCCATTTGGATCAAACGCCCATCCTGCACAATCAGAGTGATAGAACCATGCTCAATTTTCCTGATACTATCTTCAATTTGAGCCAAAACAGCCCGCTCCAGAGAATTCACCGTAAGATCTTTTGGCAGCATCAAAATTCCTCCATCTTTCATTGTAGGGCCTGTTCCAGGTCGGCGATAATATCCCAGGCATCTTCGATGCCTACTGACAGACGCAGAAGCCGGTCAGAGATGCCCAATCTTTCTCTCACATCAGGCGGCACATCGGCATGAGTCTGAACTGCCGGGAAAGTAATCAGGCTTTCCACACCGCCCAGACTTTCGGCAAATTGAATCATCTTTACCTTCTTTAAAACCTGGGGCACCAGCTTCGGATCGTCTACCGCAAAGGACAGCATACCGCCGGAACCTGTGGCCTGGCTGTCGTGGACGCTTTTGCCGGGATGGCCGACAAGGCCAGGGAAATAGACGGTCTTTACATGAGGGTGTTTTTCCAGCCACTGAGCAACCGTCAGGGCGTTCTGGTTGTGTTTCTCCATGCGTAGGGCCAGGGTCTTCATTCCCCGGATTAAAAGCCAGCTGTCAAAGGGCCCCAGCACATTGCCGGTAGAATTTTGCACAAATTTCACCTTCTCGGCCAGTGTGGAATCTTTAGCCACAACCAGGCCGCACAGCACATCATTGTGGCCGGACAAGTATTTAGTGCCGCTGTGAACCACCAGATCCGCTCCCAACTCCAGGGGGCGCTGAAAATAAGGCGTCAGAAAGGTGTTATCGACTACCGTATGCAGACCGTGGGCAGCCGCAATCTTGACGATAGCCCGGATATCCACAATTTTCATCAGAGGATTGGTAGGAGTTTCTACGATAATTGCTTTAGTATTAGGTTTAATGGCGGCAGTTATTTCTTCCGGACGGCTGCCGTCCACGAAGGTGGTAGTCAGGCCAAACGGCTGAAAATTCTTTTCCAGGACCCGATAGGTGCCGCCATAACAGTCCTCGACTACCACCAGATGATCCCCGGCCCGATACAGCATCAAGATCGCTGTAACCGCAGCCATGCCTGAAGCAAAGGCATAACCGCCGCTGCCACCTTCCAGAGCGGCAATGGCCTGTTCCAGAACCTGCCGGGTGGGATTGTGGGTCCGGGAATAGTCAAAACCGGTACTTTGCCCCAGCGCCGGATGACGGAATGTGGCCGTCTGATAAATCGGCGTGCTGATAGCGCCGGTCCGGGCGTCAGTATTC contains these protein-coding regions:
- a CDS encoding trans-sulfuration enzyme family protein; its protein translation is MKISSKVVQVGVNTDARTGAISTPIYQTATFRHPALGQSTGFDYSRTHNPTRQVLEQAIAALEGGSGGYAFASGMAAVTAILMLYRAGDHLVVVEDCYGGTYRVLEKNFQPFGLTTTFVDGSRPEEITAAIKPNTKAIIVETPTNPLMKIVDIRAIVKIAAAHGLHTVVDNTFLTPYFQRPLELGADLVVHSGTKYLSGHNDVLCGLVVAKDSTLAEKVKFVQNSTGNVLGPFDSWLLIRGMKTLALRMEKHNQNALTVAQWLEKHPHVKTVYFPGLVGHPGKSVHDSQATGSGGMLSFAVDDPKLVPQVLKKVKMIQFAESLGGVESLITFPAVQTHADVPPDVRERLGISDRLLRLSVGIEDAWDIIADLEQALQ
- a CDS encoding YezD family protein, with the protein product MLPKDLTVNSLERAVLAQIEDSIRKIEHGSITLIVQDGRLIQMDVIQKVRFTAAPEKPDKGSPKHSEAKVSLSGQVAAALKGMKFGQVVLVIKDGRIVQVERTEKQRFPNLEGIYGEGI